Proteins co-encoded in one Xyrauchen texanus isolate HMW12.3.18 chromosome 19, RBS_HiC_50CHRs, whole genome shotgun sequence genomic window:
- the LOC127659818 gene encoding protocadherin beta-16-like — protein sequence MSDRTMARQVLLLIWFLSLSSALGQVSYSIPEEMAKGSLVGNIAQDLGLDLKRLKSGKARIYTGDSAEYIELNKVRGVLLIKERIDREALCGQTTPCALHFQIILENPMELYRITVEITDINDNAPIFMRTEKRFEISESAIMGSKFVLERAFDQDIGINGLQSYYLTPKDNFDLKLHSQVDGSKKVEMILHKPLDREKQENMSLLLTAVDGGEPVLSGTVQIHIVVLDVNDNAPVFSKSNYKAVISENSPIGTSLISVSASDPDKGTNGLIIYSISNGADRMSELFHIDEKGDVTLVGKIDYELAKHYQIDIEATDNGGLSDSCKIILDVIDVNDNAPVIGVMSKSVSIAEDSPQSTVIAIISVNDPDSDSNGQVQCRVNENIPFTIKLTSNGFYSLVIDSDLDRERESEYNISVTCADEGVPSLSSSVTLSLQISDVNDNAPVFDKSSYEASVQENNTPGLSIFTVRARDADFNQNARVSYILEDSSVNGVPVSSLVSVSADSGVIHAVRSFDYEQIKDFQFRVKAQDGGSPPLSSNVSVRIVIQDQNDNAPQVLYPVQSGASVVAEIVPRSADVGYLVTKVVAVDVDSGQNAWLSYKLQKATDRALFEVGLQNGEIRTVRQVTDKDAVKQRLTVVVEDNGQPSRSATVNVNVAVADSFPEVLSEFTDFTHDKEYNDNLTFYLVLALAVVSFLFIVSIIAILSVKCYRWRRERMYYKSGANLPVIPYYPPLYADVGGTGTLQHVYNYEVCRTTDSRKSDLKYVRPCSESIISLDTSGAQTLPHAQKDKLTNDDSFDQFVRMDSKCRCCSVCDSLESRSAAVPPPSSPYYYRERRKLSTQSEEEER from the exons ATGTCGGACAGAACAATGGCGCGGCAAGTACTGCTGTTGATTTGgtttctctctctcagttcaGCTCTCGGGCAGGTCAGTTACTCCATTCCTGAGGAAATGGCGAAAGGCTCTTTAGTCGGTAACATAGCGCAGGatttgggtttagatttaaagaGACTGAAATCGGGTAAAGCCCGTATTTATACCGGAGACAGCGCTGAATACATCGAGCTGAATAAAGTAAGAGGAGTCCTCCTTATCAAAGAGAGAATAGACCGAGAGGCGCTATGCGGACAGACAACGCCTTGCGCGCTACATTTCCAGATTATTCTGGAGAACCCGATGGAGCTTTACCGAATTACAGTTGAAATAACGGATATAAACGATAATGCTCCAATCTTTATGAGGACAGAGAAACGATTTGAGATTAGTGAATCAGCCATTATGGGATCCAAATTTGTTTTAGAAAGGGCATTTGACCAAGACATCGGTATAAATGGGCTCCAGAGCTATTATTTGACGCCAAAAGACAATTTCGATCTTAAGCTTCACAGTCAAGTGGACGGAAGTAAAAAAGTAGAAATGATTCTACACAAACCCCTTGATCGAGAGAAGCAGGAAAACATGTCTTTATTATTAACTGCAGTGGATGGTGGTGAACCTGTGTTGTCAGGGACCGTCCAGATACATATTGTAGTGCTCGATGTAAACGATAATGCACCTGTTTTTAGTAAATCAAACTATAAAGCAGTTATATCAGAAAATTCGCCCATTGGCACATCACTTATTTCGGTTAGTGCGTCTGATCCGGACAAAGGAACAAATGGTCTCATAATCTATTCTATTTCAAATGGTGCTGATCGAATGTCTGAGCTGTTTCATATTGATGAAAAAGGTGACGTAACATTGGTCGGAAAAATTGACTATGAACTCGCAAAACACTATCAAATTGACATTGAAGCAACAGACAACGGCGGGCTTTCCGATTCTTGTAAAATTATCTTGGATGTTATTGATGTAAATGATAACGCACCTGTTATCGGAGTGATGTCGAAATCTGTCTCCATTGCGGAAGACTCACCACAGAGTACAGTGATTGCCATAATCAGTGTTAACGATCCGGATTCCGACAGTAATGGACAGGTTCAGTGCCGTGTAAATGAAAATATTCCTTTTACAATCAAATTAACGTCTAATGGGTTCTACAGTCTAGTGATAGACAGCGATTTAGATCGGGAGAGAGAGTCTGAGTATAACATCAGTGTGACGTGCGCTGATGAGGGCGTGCCCTCTCTCTCCAGCAGCGTCACTCTCTCCTTACAGATATCAGATGTGAATGATAACGCGCCTGTGTTTGACAAGAGCTCATATGAGGCCTCTGTTCAAGAAAACAACACACCGGGTCTTTCCATATTCACAGTCAGAGCCAGAGACGCAGATTTTAACCAGAATGCCCGTGTGTCTTACATACTGGAGGACTCCTCTGTTAACGGAGTGCCCGTCTCCTCGTTGGTGTCCGTTAgtgctgatagtggagtcataCATGCAGTGCGATCTTTCGATTACGAGCAGATCAAAGATTTCCAGTTCCGCGTAAAAGCGCAAGACGGAGGCTCCCCTCCTCTCAGCAGCAACGTGAGTGTGAGAATAGTTATTCAGGACCAGAATGACAACGCGCCTCAGGTTCTGTATCCGGTCCAGTCTGGTGCTTCTGTGGTGGCTGAAATAGTGCCTCGTTCGGCAGATGTGGGTTATCTGGTCACTAAAGTGGTGGCTGTTGATGTGGACTCTGGACAGAATGCCTGGCTCTCATATAAACTGCAGAAAGCCACAGACAGGGCGCTGTTTGAAGTGGGCTTACAGAATGGAGAAATAAGAACTGTACGtcaagtgacagataaagatgcTGTGAAACAAAGGCTCACTGTTGTAGTGGAGGACAACGGGCAGCCCTCTCGTTCAGCTACAGTCAATGTGAACGTGGCGGTGGCGGACAGCTTCCCTGAAGTGCTCTCCGAGTTCACAGACTTTACGCACGACAAGGAATACAACGACAACCTGACTTTTTATCTGGTCTTGGCCTTGGCTGTAGTTTCCTTTCTCTTTATCGTGTCTATCATAGCCATACTGTCAGTCAAATGCTACAGATGGAGACGTGAGCGGATGTATTACAAATCTGGCGCGAATCTGCCGGTTATTCCGTATTATCCGCCTCTTTACGCAGACGTAGGGGGCACAGGAACTTTACAGCACGTGTACAATTATGAGGTTTGCagaaccactgactccagaaagaGTGATCTGAAATACGTCAGACCTTGCAGTGAGAGCATCATTAGTCTGGACACCAGTGGAGCACAGACACTCCCGCATGCGCAGAAAGACAAACTGACCAATGACGATTCTTTTGATCAG TTCGTCAGAATGGACTCAAAGTGCCGCTGTTGTTCAGTGTGTGACAGTTTAGAGAGCAGATCTGCAGCAGTTCCACCCCCATCATCTCCATATTATTATAGAGAGAGACGGAAGCTGAGCACACAGTCTGAAGAGGAGGAGAGATAA